The Papaver somniferum cultivar HN1 chromosome 3, ASM357369v1, whole genome shotgun sequence genome includes a region encoding these proteins:
- the LOC113359354 gene encoding uncharacterized protein LOC113359354, whose translation MCDALNERDKGKLPSQPQQVQKSAFQVSTSTCNEFSRDHVNFVTTLRSGEVVDNNVGVPQSVESKSDSPVHTTPQKTPVVEKESEHDSDSKNSTDINVPAPSHVPVAPFPQRLVQQKKGTQYNEIGSFMCISVPFSLNRSWGDETHSVTLQLADRSAKIPRGIVEDVLIKVENFYFPVDFIVLDTQPVQYHDDHIPVILGRPFLATSNAIINCRNGVLNLSFGNMTVELNVFNISQQPMDCDDSDLHEINMIESLIQDSLPDILSVDPLQACLDNFDLDLLDSKYISEVHSLLESVPPMDIAKWQNAVESHPLSDSESAPIPDESPKLDLKPLPDTLKYAFLDPSETFPVIIASCLDTEQESQLLEVLKKHKEALGWTISDLKDSQWVSPIQVVPKKSGITVVQNEMNDLLTKDVAFVFDDACKKAWEQLKALLTYSLIVRPPDWTLPFEIMCDASDYAVGAVLGRRVDKLPYVIYYASKTLNDAQLTYSNTEKELLDVVFALDKFISYLIGSKVIIYSDHAALKYLLSKKDAKARLIRWAGTQRKLQLNELEELQNDAYDSAKMYKHRMKVFHDKRILRKSFTPGQNVLFYTTRLHLFPKLENPTTNNIFKVNGQRLKPFLEPLPPDETTDLEDHVYVD comes from the exons ATGTGTGATGCACTAAACGAGAGAGATAAAGGTAAACTGCCTAGTCAACCTCAACAAGTTCAGAAAAGTGCATTTCAGGTAAGCACCTCAACTTGCAATGAGTTCTCTCGTGACCATGTGAATTTTGTCACCACTCTTCGTAGTGGTGAGGTTGTTGATAACAATGTAGGTGTACCACAGTCAGTTGAGTCTAAATCAGACTCACCGGTGCATACGACTCCACAGAAAACACCAGTTGTGGAAAAGGAATCCGAGCATGATAGTGACTCTAAGAATTCCACTGATATCAATGTCCCTGCACCATCTCATGtccctgttgctccatttcctcaaagattggtGCAACAGAAGAAAGGTACCcaatacaatgagat CGGAAGCTTCATGTGCATAAGCGTGCCTTTCTCACTGAACAG GTCTTGGGGAGATGAAACCCACTCTGTTACGCTACAATTAGCGGACAGATCTGCGAAAATCCCTCGTGGTATTGTTGAAGATGTGTTGATCAAGGTTGAAAATTTTTATTTTCCCGTGGACTTCATTGtgttagatacccaacctgtgcAATATCATGATGATCATATTCcagtcattttaggacgtcctttcttggcaacGTCCAATGCTATCataaattgtcgtaatggagtgttgaatttATCTTTCGGTAACATGACCGTAGAACTCAATGTTTTTAACATTAGTCAACAACCCATGGATTGTGATGATAGTGATTTGCATGAGATTAACATGATTGAGAGTCTGATTCAAGACTCATTGCCTGACATTTTATCTGTGGACCCTTTGCAAGcatgtttagataactttgactTAGATCTGCTTGACTCTAAGTACATTAGTGAGGTTCACTCTTTGCTTGAATCTGTGCCACCCATGGATATTGCCAAATGGCAGAATGCAGTGGAATCACATCCACTCTCTGATTCCGAATCTGCCCCAATTCCTGATGAATCACCTAAGCTTGATTTAAAACCATTGCCTGATACTTTGAAATATGCTTTCTTAGATCCTTCTGAGACTTTTCCCGTCATTAttgcatcatgtttagacacagaGCAGGAAAGTCAACTTTTAGAAGTGCTTAAAAAACATAAAGAGGCCTTAggttggaccatctcagaccttaaag aTAGCCAGTGGgtcagtcccattcaagttgtaccCAAGAAGtctggcattactgtagttcaaaatGAAATGAATGA TCTTCTTACAAAAGATGTTGCATTTGTCTTTGATGACGCTTGTAAAAAGGCGTGGGAGCAATTGAAAGCTCTTCTTACATATTCTCTTATAGTCAGACCACCCGACTGGACTTTGccatttgaaattatgtgtgatgcgtcTGACTATGCTGTAGGAGCTGTTTTAGGTCGGCGAGTAGACAAGCTCCCTTATGTGatctactatgctagtaaaacactGAATGATGCTCAACTGACTTATTCAAACACTGAGAAAGAATTGCTAGATGTTGTGTTTGCATTGGATAAGTTTATATCTTACTTGATAGGATCCAAAGTCATCATATATTCTGACCATGCTgcattgaaatatcttttgtctaaaaaAGATGCTAAAGCTCGTCTAATTCGATGG GCTGGTACCCAAagaaaacttcaactcaatgagttggaagaattACAGAATgatgcttatgatagtgccaaaatGTATAAACATAGGATGAaagtgtttcatgacaagcgcatTTTGCGCAAGTCTTTCACACCTGGTCAAAATGTTTTATTCTACACCACTCGTCTGCATCTCTTTCCAA AACTTGAAAATCCAACAACCAACAACATCTTCAAGGTcaatggtcagagattgaaaccatttCTGGAGCCACTTCCACCAGATGAGACCACCGACTTGGAAGACCATgtttatgtggactaa